Proteins from a single region of Thunnus albacares chromosome 14, fThuAlb1.1, whole genome shotgun sequence:
- the phf3 gene encoding PHD finger protein 3 gives MDIVDTFNHLIPSDQLDDSLIIGQNLECEASNEFGPGLGLEDSLKNMLSDKDPMFGCASAQFNLLDNEDSTFPIASSTGLDDGSASTGLSSELTVAETTKVKRPIGRPKKRPCNLELENSGGPQPANTPANIMTRGRPGRKPANRLQRSFLIEKGVKGAQLKKELNLGGRINVNDLDGGLWLKPSVVLRRLTVTIGGFKIELLPGPSYTQNIDVSFEDGLTYGGDIGYAVLPDDTVSVQNPVPENAAETDVSEKSSADDAPLGLGPYVNPNDVQTANGTVTGSGCTQETTLDSQSVSEKHNPANKEKDGIKQPQNNENNGTTVSNEMDVKEKQQTVDKNLLKSKQGLTSNKNKSLVSCKPSNAIKGSKVSQNMPSKVIQRGDLHKIKSLKEKKSIAPLKRPGDNTQSEPATKVQKIQGTGDLKVKPKLPSTPSPTGKKIPSAVNRVNDQQGPTKPAHSHNSAKVETAQPTHGRPGHSLKTPEEGGQEKAKMKKPEKILQRQKSKNARSISVDEPQLFIPDNAPVVKRESADEQPANSETVWDGNNCCGLCKKHHNNMFMVGCGRCDDWFHGDCVGLDLTKVREMEEEDQMYVCLKCCEEESKKVEPEAQSAAKPEIKTEVQDHKLPPKPKPKPGPPQTLTSGGVRPVRKESDRRQSMDLKEAAHKTGVHMKLETRSKTPSSASKKPASVEEIRRSVRESLKEILIQRLKESDLNVSVERASEVAKKTERELFHLYKDTENKYKNKYRSLMFNLKDTKNNVLFKRVLKGEISPANLIRMSPEELASKELAAWRQRENRHTIEMIEKEQREAERRPITKITHKGEIEIESQEPVKAPEPAELEPPPKATEVSAEPPKTPEKKEESTKTEKDTTNQHKSHLFDLHCKICTGRMAPPVEESPTKVVKVATTVVRRQSTKADETKSTNPPAIDDDLHLTVLEESFRSAQSGYDGRSDHKAGRDEEAAFLSNLKSLWRGFIHMHAVAKLVTKAFPVSGILDNLTQDLPDSIQVGGRISPQTVWDYLEKIRATGTKEVCLIRFAPETEEDEISYTLLYAYFSSRRRFGVVSNNLKQVKDMYLIPLGATEKVPHQLVPFDGPGLENNRANLLLGLIIRQRPKRDFLPVEINKTARSIPEITPITVSTKDTQATEEEDEKFYLTSLTAAHKKEKDKPLNTTEDVDEPITESFEEPSASEETNSQEAQKPLRFLPGVLVGWGGELPLPPDVGGKPPTTGDDTQKTQPAPKTEASTGGNSKSTTAAAPRERFVIKKKEAKPVKAEPELSIQTDTSAANKPSGKDAAAAPHSASVSLKDKPPDVSTEAFLASLSTAPSGTETSSTAAANKGDSCLLSETEKGTTEGNSLLQADSQTASDNTNRSKPPLSGILKKSSAYSSVNEDKTMVLQKDKTSHPAPLSPKPVPVLSSSRHDPVTPFHQGFLQISQAEKKPEQQNQTIRSFLSEKEDPGMSQSGAMVTPTVYPPTVQGPQAVCYPEASQLQHNSITEPALPVYNSAAPFPLQQQQPQVPGSYNYPSGPPPNTFSTTQPQDQNHGTPWAQDSASHALPGPESQYPESYPEPSGRPPSLAKVNKRLEERYSDPWERPRSTEDRDHGRHSHHRDSHHGKKSRHHDREKKHDRSHNDKYRERSRHHGHSDDRYGEKRKERHHSDDYSSRHKDRHRHRRDSDYENGRRSSKDSYS, from the exons ATGGATATTGTGGACACCTTTAACCATTTAATACCCAGTGACCAGTTGGATGACTCCCTGATAATAGGCCAGAACTTGGAATGTGAAGCCAGTAATGAGTTTGGGCCAGGACTCGGACTGGAAGATTCACTGAAGAACATGCTCAGTGACAAAGATCCCATGTTTGGATGTGCAAGCGCTCAATTCAATCTGCTGGACAATGAGGACTCCACTTTTCCAATTGCTAGCTCAACAG GTCTTGATGACGGTTCAGCATCCACAGGCCTCAGCAGTGAACTGACAGTTGCAGAGACCACAAAAGTCAAGCGGCCTATCGGCAGGCCGAAGAAACGTCCTTGTAATTTAGAATTAG aaaatagtgGCGGTCCACAACCTGCTAACACACCCGCCAACATCATGACCAGAGGACGACCAGGAAGGAAACCAGCCAACAGGCTACAGAGGTCTTTTCTGATCGAGAAAGGAGTTAAAGGCGCCCAGCTGAAGAAAGAATTAAATCTGGGAGGGCGTATCAATGTTAATGATCTTGATGGTGGATTATGGCTAAAGCCTTCAGTTGTATTAAGACGATTGACTGTTACAATTGGAGGATTTAAGATCGAGTTACTTCCAGGACCCTcttacacacaaaatattgatGTAAGCTTTGAGGATGGTTTGACGTACGGTGGGGACATTGGATATGCCGTGTTGCCTGATGATACTGTCAGCGTTCAGAATCCTGTACCGGAGAATGCGGCAGAGACGGATGTAAGTGAGAAGAGCTCTGCTGATGATGCACCTCTTGGGCTGGGCCCGTATGTGAATCCTAATGACGTGCAGACAGCCAACGGGACTGTAACGGGGAGCGGCTGCACGCAAGAGACAACACTTGACAGTCAGAGTGTGTCTGAAAAGCACAATCCAGCcaataaagaaaaagatggCATCAAACAACCACAAAACAATGAGAACAATGGAACTACTGTTAGTAATGAGATGGATGTTAAGGAAAAGCAACAGACTGTGGACAAAAATCTGCTTAAGTCTAAACAAGGACTGACTTCTAATAAGAACAAGAGCTTGGTTTCATGTAAACCAAGCAACGCGATTAAGGGATCTAAAGTTTCCCAAAATATGCCATCCAAAGTTATCCAAAGAGGAGATCTGCACAAAATTAAATCtctgaaggaaaagaaaagcattgcacctttaaaaaggCCTGGAGATAACACACAAAGTGAGCCTGCTACTAAAGTGCAAAAGATACAAGGCACAGGAGATCTTAAAGTGAAGCCAAAGTTGCCAAGTACCCCCAGTCCCACAGGCAAGAAGATCCCATCAGCTGTCAACCGTGTTAATGATCAGCAGGGTCCAACCAAACCTGCTCATTCTCACAACAGCGCCAAAGTTGAGACCGCTCAGCCGACACACGGCCGTCCAGGCCATTCTTTAAAAACACCTGAAGAAGGAGGGCAGGAAAAGGCTAAAATGAAAAAGCCAGAAAAGATCcttcaaagacaaaaaagtaaaaacgcAAGAAGCATCTCTGTGGACGAGCCGCAGCTGTTTATTCCGGATAATGCCCCTGTTGTGAAGAGGGAAAGTGCTGATGAGCAACCTGCTAACAGTGAGACTGTATGGGATGGAAACAACTGCTGTGGTCTGTGCAAGAAACACCATAACAACAT GTTCATGGTAGGCTGCGGTCGCTGTGACGACTGGTTCCACGGTGACTGCGTTGGCCTCGACCTGACGAAAGTACGtgaaatggaggaggaggaccaGATGTACGTGTGCTTGAAGTGCTGTGAGGAGGAAAGCAAGAAAGTGGAGCCCGAGGCCCAGAGCGCAGCCAAGCCAGAAATAAAGACTGAAGTACAGGATCATAAGCTGCCACCCAAGCCCAAGCCCAAGCCAGGACCCCCCCAGACACTCACATCAGGGGGGGTCAGACCAGTAAGAAAG GAATCTGATAGAAGGCAGTCCATGGACCTGAAAGAAGCAGCTCATAAAACAG GTGTTCACATGAAACTAGAGACAAGAAGTAAGACTCCATCTTCAGCTTCAAAGAAACCTGCATCTGTGGAAGAAATCAGGCGGAGTGTGCGTGAATCTCTCAAAGAAATCCTTATTCAGAG GTTGAAGGAGTCTGATTTGAATGTCTCAGTGGAGAGGGCCTCTGAAGTTGCCAAGAAGACTGAGAGAGAGCTTTTTCACTTGTATaaagacactgaaaacaaatacaagaacAAGTATAGAAGCTTAATGTTTAACCTCAAAGATACTAAAAATAAT GTCCTGTTTAAGAGGGTTCTCAAGGGGGAGATATCTCCTGCTAATCTAATCCGAATGAGTCCTGAGGAACTGGCCTCAAAGGAGCTGGCTGCCTGGCGACAAAGAGAGAACCGACAT ACTATTGAAATGATtgaaaaagagcaaagagaggcagagagacggCCGATCACTAAGATCACACACAAAGGGGAAATTGAAATTGAGAGCCAAGAACCAGTGAAAGCACCTGAGCCTGCAGAG CTTGAGCCTCCCCCCAAAGCGACAGAAGTCTCAGCAGAACCTCCAAAAACcccagagaagaaagaagagagtaccaagacagagaaagacactACCAACCAACACAAATCTCACTTATTTGACCTACACTGCAAAATCTGCACAG GTCGTATGGCACCCCCTGTGGAAGAATCACCAACCAAAGTGGTCAAAGTTGCTACTACAGTGGTTAGGAGGCAGTCCACCAAAGCTGACGAGACAAAGAGCACAAATCCACCTGCAATCGACGACGATCTGCACCTCACCGTTTTAGAGGAGAGCTTCCGGAGTGCTCAGTCAGGCTACGACGGAAG ATCGGATCATAAAGCCGGAAGAGATGAAGAGGCTGCTTTCCTTTCCAACTTGAAGTCCCTATGGCGAGGTTTCATTCATATGCACGCTGTGGCAAAGCTTGTGACCAAAGCTTTCCCTGTATCAGGCATTCTGGACAACTTGACTCAG GACCTTCCAGACAGCATTCAAGTTGGCGGGAGGATAAGTCCACAGACAGTGTGGGACTACTTGGAGAAGATCCGTGCAACTGGAACTAAA gAGGTGTGCCTGATTCGCTTCGCCCCtgagacagaggaagatgagaTCTCTTACACTCTTCTATATGCCTACTTCAGCAGTCGTAGGCGTTTTGGGGTGGTGTCCAACAACTTGAAACAAGTGAAGGACATGTATCTCATTCCCTTAGGTGCCACTGAAAAAGTACCACACCAGCTTGTTCCCTTTGATGGGCCAG GTTTGGAAAACAACCGTGCCAACCTTCTCCTCGGACTGATCATTCGCCAGAGACCGAAAAGGGATTTCCTTcctgtggaaataaacaaaactgcaaGGAGTATTCCTGAAATCACACCAATCACTGTTTCCACAAAAGATACACAAGcgacggaggaggaggatgagaaatTTTACCTCACTTCCTTGACAGCTGCACATAAAAAAGAGAAGGACAAACCACTTAACACTACTGAAGATGTCGATGAGCCAATTACAGAGTCTTTTGAAGAACCATCTGCATCAGAGGAGACCAACAGTCAGGAAGCCCAAAAACCTTTGCGCTTTCTTCCTGGTGTGTTAGTTGGTTGGGGTGGGGAATTACCACTTCCACCAGATGTCGGAGGAAAGCCTCCAACAACAGGAGATGACACCCAGAAAACCCAACCAGCTCCAAAAACAGAAGCATCCACTGGTGGGAACTCGAAAAGTACAACAGCTGCTGCACCACGAGAGCGCTTTGTCATTAAGAAGAAAGAAGCTAAACCTGTTAAAGCTGAACCGGAGCTCTCCATCCAGACTGATACATCTGCTGCTAACAAGCCATCAGGAAAAGACGCTGCAGCGGCGCCACACAGCGCGTCCGTCTCTCTGAAAGATAAGCCTCCAGATGTATCGACTGAAGCATTCCTGGCAAGCTTGTCAACAGCTCCGAGTGGGACTGAAACTAGTAGCACTGCTGCAGCAAACAAAGGTGACTCCTGCCTTTtgtctgaaactgaaaaaggaaCGACTGAAGGGAATTCTTTGTTGCAGGCAGATTCCCAGACTGCTTCAGATAACACAAATAGGTCAAAACCCCCTTTAAGTGGAATATTGAAAAAATCTTCTGCTTATTCCAGTGTGAATGAAGATAAAACAATGGTGCTACAAAAGGATAAAACCAGCCACCCAGCTCCTTTGAGTCCTAAACCTGTTCCTGTgttgagcagcagcagacatgATCCAGTTACACCATTTCACCAAGGATTTTTACAGATTTCTCAGGCAGAGAAAAAACCTGAGCAACAAAACCAAACTATTCGATCATTCCTGAGTGAGAAGGAAGATCCTGGCATGTCTCAATCTGGTGCTATGGTAACTCCGACTGTATACCCTCCCACAGTCCAAGGACCACAAGCAGTGTGTTACCCAGAAGCCTCTCAGCTCCAACATAACTCAATAACAGAACCAGCTCTCCCAGTATACAACAGCGCTGCACCTTTcccactgcagcagcaacagcctCAGGTACCTGGCAGCTATAATTACCCATCTGGTCCTCCTCCTAACACTTTCTCCACCACACAACCCCAGGATCAGAACCATGGTACACCGTGGGCTCAGGATAGCGCTTCACATGCTCTTCCTGGACCTGAGTCACAGTACCCCGAGAGTTACCCCGAACCATCTGGCCGACCTCCCTCCCTGGCCAAAGTCAACAAGCGTCTAGAGGAGCGATACAGTGACCCGTGGGAGAGGCCACGAAGCACAGAGGACAGAGACCATGGGAGGCACAGCCACCACAGAGACTCCCATCACGGGAAAAAGAGCAGACACCACGACCGGGAGAAAAAACACGACCGCAGCCACAacgacaagtacagagagaggAGTAGGCATCACGGACACTCAGACGACCGCTACGgtgagaagaggaaagagaggcaCCACAGTGACGACTATAGCAGCCGTCACAAGGACAGACACAGACATCGACGGGACTCTGATTATGAGAATGGACGGAGAAGTTCAAAAGACAGTTactcataa
- the si:dkey-103j14.5 gene encoding isoaspartyl peptidase/L-asparaginase, which yields MTAVIVVHGGAWAIPDHLAKASVDGVKAAACEGFSVLKRGGSALDAVETGVKALEDNAVFNAGHGAALNMEGEVELDAIIMDGKTLASGAVSSVKNIANPVSLARAVMEKTHHSMLTSRGANLFAEGIGVVTVPTDTLVTEYERKEWEKHESYVTGVLEDFNSKWAHDTVGAVAVDCDGNVACATSTGGIRNKMVGRVGDSPIIGSGGYADNLSGAVSCTGHGESILKITLARLILSHIEQGKSVADASQLSLSYMGDRVKGAGGAIVVSPSGQWAATFSTERMAWAAVEQDVLWYGLDQNERFKEQLSQ from the exons ATGACAGCCGTCATAGTTGTACACGGTGGAGCTTGGGCCATACCGGATCATCTCGCCAAGGCCTCCGTTGATGGTGTGAAGGCTGCAGCATGTGAAGGGTTTTCTGTGCtgaaaagaggaggaagtgcACTGGATGCTGTTGAGACAGGCGTGAAGGCGCTGGAAGACAACGCTGTGTTTAATGCAG GGCATGGAGCAGCACTAAATATGGAGGGGGAAGTGGAGCTGGATGCCATCATCATGGATGGAAAGACACTTGCCAGTGGTGCTGTGTCGTCAGTGAAGAACATTGCCAACCCTGTGTCACTGGCACGGGCAGTGATGGAAAAG ACTCACCACAGCATGCTGACAAGCAGAGGTGCAAACCTGTTTGCAGAGGGCATCGGCGTGGTCACAGTTCCCACTGATACGCTGGTTACCGAGTATGAGAGAAAAGAATGGGAGAAGCATGAGAGTTATGTTACTGGTGTGTTGGAAGATTTCAACTCTAAGTG GGCACATGATACTGTTGGTGCAGTTGCTGTGGATTGTGATGGAAATGTTGCATGTGCTACATCAACTGGAGGGATCCGAAATAAAATGGTCGGCAGAGTAGGAGACTCTCCGATTATCG GCTCTGGAGGATACGCAGACAACTTGAGTGGTGCAGTGTCTTGTACCGGCCATGGAGAGTCCATCCTTAAAATCACACTGGCCAGACTCATTCTTTCACATATTGAACAAG GTAAATCAGTTGCAGATGCTTCACAGTTGTCTCTGAGCTACATGGGAGACCGCGTCAAAGGTGCAGGAGGAGCTATCGTAGTTTCTCCATCAGGGCAGTGGGCAGCCACGTTTTCAACAGAGCGAATGGCTTGGGCAGCTGTGGAACAAGATGTTCTGTGGTATGGATTAGACCAAAATGAAAGATTTAAAGAGCAGCTGTCCCAGTAA